In the Gammaproteobacteria bacterium genome, one interval contains:
- a CDS encoding DUF1778 domain-containing protein, which yields MLNFSDAAAVIDEPKSARMEQRTKPSVKAQIQKAAALLGVDETTFVTSAALERARATIADQERTLLSAEACKTVLAALDNPPEPTEALREAMALHRARMPDGG from the coding sequence ATGCTGAACTTTTCTGATGCAGCTGCAGTAATCGACGAGCCGAAATCGGCCCGTATGGAACAGCGCACGAAACCATCGGTCAAGGCTCAAATCCAGAAGGCCGCAGCGTTGCTGGGCGTTGATGAGACCACATTCGTAACCAGTGCTGCGCTGGAGCGCGCCAGGGCCACGATTGCGGATCAGGAGCGCACGCTGCTATCGGCCGAGGCATGCAAAACAGTACTTGCCGCACTTGATAATCCACCGGAACCCACGGAAGCGTTACGCGAGGCTATGGCCCTGCACCGAGCACGGATGCCCGATGGCGGCTGA
- a CDS encoding GNAT family N-acetyltransferase — translation MAAEPFPGEPLLLIEPLDPGKHDRAGFSCGIARLDNYLKYTARKHHAGDFTRVWVATRAKQKEIVGFYALNAHSLLGDQLPADLTRNAPLHGGIPAIYLSMIAVNRPDQGQGIGRFLLADALTRSVGAADQIGLKTVVLDVIDDGGSKMTAKRVAFYGSMGFQTLPGYPTRMFIGIETIRRALSRSGKENGRLGC, via the coding sequence ATGGCGGCTGAACCTTTTCCCGGCGAACCGCTGCTACTTATTGAGCCGCTGGATCCCGGTAAACATGATCGGGCGGGATTCTCCTGCGGGATTGCCCGTCTGGACAATTACCTTAAGTACACGGCAAGGAAGCACCATGCCGGCGACTTCACCCGAGTCTGGGTTGCAACCAGGGCAAAACAAAAAGAGATCGTCGGATTCTATGCCCTGAATGCTCACTCGCTCCTCGGCGATCAGCTGCCCGCTGATCTCACGAGAAACGCACCATTGCATGGCGGCATCCCTGCGATCTATCTTTCGATGATCGCCGTCAACCGGCCCGATCAGGGTCAGGGCATCGGCAGGTTTCTTCTTGCCGACGCGTTGACACGCAGCGTCGGTGCAGCGGATCAGATCGGCCTGAAGACTGTGGTTCTTGATGTCATCGATGATGGCGGTTCGAAGATGACTGCAAAGAGGGTGGCCTTCTACGGCTCCATGGGGTTCCAGACGCTTCCTGGCTATCCAACGAGAATGTTCATTGGAATAGAAACCATTCGCAGGGCCCTTTCAAGGTCAGGGAAGGAGAATGGCCGCCTCGGTTGTTAA
- a CDS encoding sigma-70 family RNA polymerase sigma factor, with translation MEGAFLNRSFNPRNDGIVDLASQPRPGRRRLVEQLFDQHAQALRLFLRGRSVPPDQVEDVVQELFTRLMGVARLEEKMSDTTGSNRSYLLTMANNHLVNRHRKRKLRSDYAAAQRGNEQERADERTPERIVAAQLELEAMKAAIMDMPLNWRVAFILQRFRNMSYEEIAVHMGVQAKQVDNYIVRAMRRIRKTQRKMKGEGD, from the coding sequence ATGGAGGGAGCTTTCTTGAACCGTTCGTTCAACCCGCGCAATGACGGCATCGTCGACCTGGCCTCGCAGCCGAGGCCGGGGCGCAGGCGGCTGGTGGAGCAGTTGTTCGACCAGCATGCCCAGGCATTGCGGCTGTTCCTGCGCGGGCGCTCGGTTCCTCCGGACCAGGTCGAGGACGTGGTGCAGGAACTCTTCACGCGGCTGATGGGCGTCGCCCGGCTGGAAGAGAAGATGTCGGATACGACCGGAAGCAATCGGTCCTATCTGCTGACCATGGCCAACAACCATCTCGTCAACCGTCACCGCAAGCGGAAGTTGCGCAGCGACTACGCCGCGGCGCAGCGGGGAAACGAACAGGAGCGGGCGGACGAGCGCACGCCGGAACGGATCGTCGCGGCGCAACTGGAGCTGGAAGCCATGAAGGCCGCCATCATGGACATGCCCCTGAATTGGCGGGTGGCCTTCATTCTGCAACGCTTCCGCAACATGAGTTACGAGGAGATCGCCGTGCACATGGGGGTGCAGGCAAAGCAGGTCGATAACTACATCGTGCGCGCGATGCGCAGGATCCGCAAGACGCAGCGGAAGATGAAGGGCGAAGGAGACTGA
- a CDS encoding TonB-dependent receptor — translation MKTSLRIHNPTVLSVAMLALLATGVSAQSDEVLKLDIKPQNADSALVTLAKSSGVQIILADGAGADVEVEGLQGEYRFDEALAALTTEAGLTHEYTAENLVVVQEAEQVREPDAADEAPAEEEEAPIELGEQRVTGSRLTMGDPTVRVFTLTAEDIRARGVTTVEELFRTLPFAYAGTTTQNNDAPVGAGDTEDFRTGGINVGISTVNLRALGSANTLVLLNGRRTAGVAGVEDNYANLVNVPLSAIERVDIQLDGSSAVYGADAIGGVVNFITKKNYTGATFQVRDEYSSTDANASKVSFQGGYGWGSGQITAVLSRDSSQPITNEKTGWTSYDYRDHYGVEFDSRDDRVGQPGVVCPTTVTYPTGTFCGFPWITYQLPQGHSGVGATVDDFTTNIVPADIVAPQNGEHTRNESGTLYLEQYVTEDLRLYADFLYSNNVSSRNQNTQMFQWPVPASNAFNPYGRTVLVTYYPIKEIESGLPEEFSASGNRKRSLSAGLIWDIGDTTTFEFNATRSRSTRYQHQYKLNGPGLINPANPIHARMVELLASSDPSVAINLFGDGSVQSPELASLYNTDAYPLPSDSVTKTRSVEPLLRGQLLQLWGGPISYALGAQFNEDTIYREVTLIDGEGERREGRFERIGVARPTREATAYFAELALPIVGERNARPGIASLVLSLQARRDIYKTEGADGGVDPVYDRVNRRWTYPGDPNVINVEHSATSPRLGIQYAPTEDFTLRASWSESFRPPVWGDLFSLTNPSYYTFWTYVDPYEPSGNTAPINIRSTLARNAVDTRPEYSENTSFSFDWTPAALPGFRWTLDWSKIDFTDKIENVGGLFRDYPEIIFALPDVVERDAEGNATLFRRSRPINIAKKISEIITTEFAYNFETAWGDFTPRLTYTRVLEETFQITAESEAIRREGTVLGSDEYRVSGQLDWYRERWAGHLFVYYTPSYLNNNTGSCLEIVGRCEYWGQDKPHLNVDSYISVDLTLSYTFDNGIQLRAGGRNILDAEPPETLYWGMPYDPSRWDARGQVMFVEFNWEL, via the coding sequence ATGAAAACTTCATTGCGCATACATAATCCGACGGTTCTGTCGGTGGCCATGCTGGCACTTTTGGCGACGGGGGTCTCAGCCCAATCCGACGAGGTTCTGAAGCTCGACATCAAGCCGCAGAACGCCGATTCGGCGCTGGTCACGCTTGCAAAGTCCTCGGGCGTGCAGATCATTCTGGCCGACGGGGCCGGCGCGGATGTCGAAGTCGAAGGCTTGCAGGGCGAGTATCGGTTTGACGAGGCCCTGGCGGCTCTGACGACAGAAGCGGGCCTGACGCATGAATACACGGCCGAGAACCTGGTGGTGGTTCAGGAGGCGGAGCAGGTCCGGGAACCCGATGCGGCCGACGAAGCGCCGGCCGAAGAGGAAGAGGCGCCGATCGAACTGGGAGAGCAGAGGGTTACCGGCTCGCGCCTCACGATGGGTGATCCGACGGTCCGCGTTTTCACTCTCACCGCCGAAGACATCCGGGCGCGCGGCGTCACCACGGTCGAGGAACTTTTCCGGACCCTGCCGTTCGCCTATGCGGGCACCACCACGCAGAACAATGACGCTCCCGTGGGAGCAGGCGATACCGAAGATTTCAGGACCGGCGGGATCAATGTGGGCATTTCCACAGTCAACCTGCGCGCCCTGGGTTCGGCCAACACGCTGGTGCTGCTGAACGGACGCCGCACCGCGGGCGTTGCCGGCGTCGAGGACAACTATGCGAATCTTGTCAACGTGCCGCTTTCGGCCATCGAGCGCGTGGACATCCAACTGGATGGTTCGTCGGCCGTGTACGGCGCCGACGCCATCGGCGGGGTGGTGAATTTCATCACCAAGAAGAACTACACCGGCGCCACCTTCCAGGTCCGCGACGAATACAGTTCCACCGACGCGAACGCCAGCAAGGTCTCCTTCCAGGGCGGCTACGGCTGGGGCAGCGGCCAGATCACCGCCGTGTTGTCGCGCGATTCGTCCCAGCCCATCACCAACGAAAAAACCGGCTGGACCAGTTACGACTATCGCGACCACTACGGCGTCGAGTTCGATTCCCGCGACGACCGGGTGGGCCAGCCGGGCGTGGTGTGCCCCACTACGGTCACCTATCCCACGGGCACTTTTTGCGGTTTTCCGTGGATAACCTACCAGCTTCCCCAGGGGCACAGCGGCGTGGGCGCCACGGTGGATGACTTCACGACGAATATCGTGCCCGCCGATATCGTTGCGCCACAGAACGGCGAACACACGCGCAACGAGTCGGGCACCCTGTACCTGGAGCAGTACGTCACCGAAGATCTGCGTCTGTATGCGGATTTCCTGTATTCGAACAACGTATCGTCGCGCAATCAGAATACCCAGATGTTCCAATGGCCGGTACCCGCCAGCAACGCCTTTAATCCTTATGGAAGGACCGTGCTGGTGACCTACTATCCGATCAAGGAGATCGAGTCCGGGCTACCCGAGGAATTCTCCGCCTCGGGCAACCGCAAGCGCTCCCTGTCCGCCGGATTGATCTGGGATATCGGCGACACGACGACCTTCGAATTCAACGCGACCCGATCCCGGTCCACGCGTTATCAGCACCAGTACAAGCTGAATGGTCCGGGACTGATCAATCCGGCGAACCCGATTCATGCCCGGATGGTGGAACTGCTGGCCAGTTCCGATCCCAGCGTGGCGATCAACCTGTTCGGAGACGGATCCGTGCAGAGCCCCGAACTGGCGAGCCTCTACAACACCGACGCGTACCCGCTTCCGTCCGACAGTGTCACCAAGACCCGGTCCGTGGAGCCGCTGCTGCGCGGCCAGCTCCTTCAGTTGTGGGGGGGTCCGATCAGTTACGCGCTGGGAGCGCAGTTCAATGAAGACACGATTTACCGTGAGGTTACGCTGATCGACGGCGAGGGCGAGCGCCGGGAGGGCCGCTTCGAGCGCATCGGCGTGGCCCGGCCGACCCGTGAGGCAACCGCGTACTTCGCGGAACTCGCGCTGCCGATCGTGGGCGAGCGCAACGCCCGCCCGGGTATTGCTTCGCTCGTCCTAAGCCTGCAGGCGCGGCGTGATATCTACAAGACGGAAGGCGCCGACGGGGGTGTCGATCCGGTGTACGACCGCGTGAACCGGCGCTGGACCTATCCTGGCGATCCCAATGTCATCAACGTAGAGCATTCCGCCACCAGTCCCAGGCTCGGCATCCAGTACGCTCCGACAGAGGATTTCACATTGCGGGCATCCTGGTCCGAGTCGTTCCGTCCGCCGGTTTGGGGAGACCTTTTCAGCCTTACCAATCCCTCGTACTACACGTTCTGGACCTATGTGGACCCCTATGAGCCGTCCGGCAATACCGCGCCTATCAACATTCGCTCAACCTTGGCGCGTAATGCAGTCGATACGAGGCCGGAATACTCCGAAAACACTTCGTTTAGTTTCGACTGGACCCCTGCAGCCCTGCCCGGTTTCCGCTGGACGCTGGACTGGTCGAAGATCGACTTCACCGACAAGATCGAGAATGTCGGTGGACTGTTCAGGGACTATCCGGAAATCATCTTTGCGCTGCCTGATGTGGTGGAGCGGGATGCCGAAGGCAATGCGACCTTGTTCCGCCGGTCCCGGCCGATCAACATCGCAAAGAAAATAAGCGAGATCATCACCACCGAATTCGCGTACAACTTCGAGACGGCATGGGGCGATTTCACGCCCCGGCTCACCTATACGCGGGTGCTGGAGGAGACCTTCCAGATCACCGCAGAGAGCGAAGCCATACGCCGGGAGGGCACCGTGCTGGGCAGCGACGAGTACCGGGTAAGCGGTCAACTGGACTGGTACCGCGAACGCTGGGCCGGACACCTGTTTGTCTACTACACGCCGAGCTACCTGAACAACAACACGGGTTCCTGCCTTGAAATCGTGGGAAGGTGCGAGTACTGGGGCCAGGACAAGCCGCACCTGAACGTGGATTCCTATATCTCGGTCGATCTGACCTTGAGTTACACCTTCGACAACGGCATTCAGTTGCGCGCCGGCGGCCGCAATATTCTGGATGCGGAGCCCCCGGAAACGCTTTATTGGGGCATGCCGTACGACCCGTCGCGCTGGGACGCGCGCGGCCAGGTGATGTTCGTCGAATTCAACTGGGAACTGTAG
- a CDS encoding TlpA family protein disulfide reductase: MIRTASSIAAILLFACACAPGNEYEIRVDASALEDEASRAVAYGYLPGKDDYGELASAELQNGRATLSGVVDYVRIVQIDVLPADDIYPLGRAEFVLEPGLTTVRFLADSNEVEGGQYTQLAFDSWRGDPEYSAADEERRARFDAMAAMSEEEREEREASRVEWSEMTIESKREALKPSLIQSRILREIYTTHEDPVMRFVALSADQGWIAKWDLHEDSKAGRSMGFLEQIGFYESLERELPGNPVVAAAADRIRDGYERYLTASSIAIGTEIRDFGAVSLDGEPFRLTEVLDDNEYVLVEFWASWCGPCRAEIPHMKEAYEKYHGQGFEIVSVSLDEEHEDWQEASIEEQIPWIDVGDQQGFDSESAKLYGVQGIPANYLARGGSGEIVGTNLRQRKLDEKLAELYGE; encoded by the coding sequence ATGATCCGCACCGCAAGTTCTATCGCCGCGATACTGCTTTTTGCCTGCGCCTGCGCACCCGGCAACGAATACGAGATCCGCGTCGACGCCTCGGCGCTTGAAGACGAGGCATCCAGGGCGGTCGCCTATGGCTATCTTCCGGGCAAGGACGATTACGGCGAGCTGGCGTCCGCGGAATTGCAAAACGGGCGCGCGACCCTGAGCGGCGTCGTGGATTATGTCCGCATCGTTCAGATCGACGTGCTTCCGGCCGATGATATTTATCCGCTGGGACGCGCGGAGTTCGTGCTTGAGCCGGGCCTGACCACGGTGCGATTCCTGGCGGACTCCAATGAAGTCGAGGGCGGCCAGTACACGCAGCTCGCCTTCGATTCCTGGCGCGGCGACCCCGAATACAGCGCCGCCGACGAAGAGCGCCGGGCCAGATTCGACGCCATGGCGGCGATGTCGGAGGAAGAGCGAGAAGAGCGTGAGGCCAGCCGCGTTGAATGGAGCGAAATGACGATCGAGTCGAAGCGCGAGGCGCTCAAGCCCAGTCTGATCCAGTCGCGGATACTGCGGGAAATCTATACGACGCATGAGGACCCGGTCATGCGTTTCGTGGCCCTGTCCGCCGACCAGGGCTGGATCGCCAAATGGGACCTGCATGAGGACTCGAAAGCGGGCCGGTCGATGGGATTTCTGGAGCAGATCGGCTTCTACGAATCGCTGGAGCGGGAACTTCCCGGGAATCCGGTCGTGGCGGCTGCGGCCGACCGGATCAGGGACGGTTACGAGCGCTACCTGACCGCCAGTTCCATCGCCATAGGCACCGAGATCAGGGACTTCGGGGCCGTCTCGCTGGATGGAGAGCCCTTCCGCCTGACCGAAGTCCTCGATGACAACGAATACGTGCTGGTCGAGTTCTGGGCGTCCTGGTGCGGACCCTGCAGGGCCGAGATTCCGCACATGAAGGAGGCCTACGAGAAATACCACGGCCAGGGCTTCGAGATCGTTTCCGTGTCGCTCGACGAGGAACACGAGGACTGGCAGGAGGCTTCGATCGAAGAGCAGATTCCCTGGATCGACGTGGGCGACCAGCAGGGTTTCGACAGCGAGTCGGCGAAGCTCTACGGAGTGCAGGGGATTCCGGCAAACTACCTGGCCAGGGGCGGCAGCGGTGAAATCGTCGGCACGAACCTGCGCCAGCGGAAGCTGGACGAAAAGCTGGCGGAGTTGTACGGCGAATAA
- a CDS encoding MoxR family ATPase, which yields MTDSNAAAAAERARAGADEFTEVFNRVKAQVSRLIVGQEEVIDGVLTALMCGGHVLLEGVPGLGKTMLVKSLGEALNLRFSRIQFTPDMMPADIQGTMVLTETEGGGHELTFQQGPLIANLVLADEINRATPKTQSALLEAMQERQVTVGRRTIRLDEPYSVMATQNPVEQEGTYPLPEAQLDRFLFKQIVSYPREEEYAPILERTTGEQDVVIEPVADAETIVRLRAVARAVAVPEVAQRYAVQLVMGTQPDSDYAPDSIGAYVALGSSPRGAQGLILGGKVRALLAGRFSVSTDDIRSVALPVLRHRVLVNFHAQANRVTPDPLVDDVLQSVEPPHTAS from the coding sequence ATGACGGACAGTAATGCGGCCGCGGCCGCCGAGCGCGCCCGGGCGGGCGCCGACGAATTCACCGAAGTATTCAACCGGGTCAAGGCCCAGGTCAGCCGGCTGATCGTGGGCCAGGAAGAGGTCATCGACGGCGTGCTGACCGCGCTGATGTGCGGTGGGCACGTGCTGCTGGAGGGCGTCCCCGGCCTCGGCAAGACCATGCTGGTCAAGTCACTGGGCGAGGCGCTGAACCTGCGGTTCTCGCGGATTCAGTTCACTCCCGACATGATGCCCGCGGACATCCAGGGCACGATGGTACTGACGGAGACCGAGGGCGGCGGCCACGAGCTGACCTTCCAGCAGGGCCCGCTGATCGCCAACCTGGTACTGGCCGACGAGATCAACCGGGCGACCCCCAAGACTCAGTCGGCGCTGCTCGAAGCGATGCAGGAGCGCCAGGTGACCGTGGGCCGCCGGACGATCCGGCTGGACGAGCCCTACAGCGTGATGGCGACCCAGAACCCGGTGGAGCAGGAAGGCACCTATCCGCTGCCGGAAGCCCAGTTGGACCGTTTCCTTTTCAAGCAGATCGTGTCCTATCCCAGGGAAGAGGAATACGCGCCTATCCTCGAGCGCACGACCGGCGAGCAGGACGTGGTGATCGAACCGGTGGCCGACGCCGAAACCATCGTGCGCCTGCGCGCCGTGGCCCGCGCCGTGGCCGTCCCGGAGGTAGCCCAGCGCTACGCGGTCCAGCTCGTCATGGGCACTCAGCCGGACAGCGATTACGCGCCCGACAGCATCGGCGCCTACGTGGCGCTGGGCTCCAGCCCGCGGGGCGCGCAGGGGCTGATTCTGGGCGGCAAGGTGCGAGCGCTGCTGGCCGGGCGTTTTTCGGTGAGCACCGACGACATCCGTTCGGTGGCCCTGCCCGTGCTGAGGCACCGCGTACTGGTGAACTTCCACGCGCAGGCCAACCGGGTCACGCCGGACCCGCTGGTGGACGACGTTCTGCAGTCGGTAGAGCCGCCGCACACGGCGAGCTGA
- a CDS encoding DUF58 domain-containing protein: MGMAAPTVDEFFDTEFLTALQGFSLWARRIISGGRHAEQLSKDKGAGLEFADYKAYVPGDDTRTIDWNIYRRLGRVVVKVFEERQELPVYLLVDRSSSMYFEAAPKIGVALKVALALASISLSQHDSVGLFSFSDNLEMKLKNGSGHGRLMRVAERLAELEEQGATELVQAIEGVEQLRLRRGLLVVISDFYDPAGLDAVLGSLRQTRHRLLLVQLIGDHDLDPAGRRDLRGDVRLRDCESGEAVDVSLTPAILANYRTIVNDFNERLTGFATGQGAAFLRLNTDEEVLPQLAAAFEAGRIEI; this comes from the coding sequence ATGGGCATGGCCGCCCCCACAGTTGACGAATTCTTCGATACCGAGTTCCTGACCGCTCTGCAGGGCTTCAGCCTGTGGGCGCGGCGCATCATCAGCGGCGGCCGGCATGCCGAGCAGCTCTCGAAGGACAAGGGCGCCGGCCTAGAGTTCGCCGACTACAAGGCCTACGTGCCTGGCGACGATACGCGCACGATCGACTGGAATATCTACCGGCGCCTCGGCCGCGTGGTCGTCAAGGTGTTCGAGGAGCGCCAGGAACTGCCCGTTTACCTGCTGGTGGACCGCTCGAGCAGCATGTATTTCGAGGCCGCGCCCAAGATCGGCGTGGCGCTGAAGGTGGCGCTGGCCCTGGCTTCCATCAGCCTGTCCCAGCATGACAGCGTGGGACTGTTTTCGTTCTCGGACAACCTGGAAATGAAGCTCAAGAACGGTTCCGGACACGGCCGCCTGATGCGGGTCGCGGAACGCCTGGCGGAGCTCGAAGAGCAGGGCGCCACGGAACTGGTCCAGGCGATCGAAGGCGTGGAACAGCTGCGCCTGCGGCGGGGGCTGCTAGTCGTCATTTCCGACTTCTACGACCCGGCCGGGCTGGACGCCGTGCTGGGGTCGCTGCGCCAGACCCGGCACCGCCTGCTGCTGGTGCAGCTGATCGGCGACCACGACCTGGACCCGGCCGGTCGCCGCGACCTGCGCGGCGACGTACGGCTGCGCGACTGCGAGTCGGGCGAGGCCGTGGACGTGTCGCTCACGCCCGCCATTCTCGCCAATTACCGCACGATCGTGAACGATTTCAACGAGCGCCTCACCGGCTTCGCCACCGGGCAGGGCGCGGCCTTCCTGCGATTGAATACCGACGAGGAAGTGCTGCCGCAACTGGCGGCGGCGTTCGAGGCGGGGCGCATCGAGATATGA
- a CDS encoding VWA domain-containing protein, which yields MSISFTYPLAALLLLAVPALWFWPARPRTTWHGVIRSLLFVLLIAALMQPVTVLEVEQERHVVVLDETASMSAAARSRGAQAASALFAELADRGDATMIRLGAEGDESTADENGARRIVPGERDASPLAEALAIAGQSIPREQRGSVVLISDGLATSRDWASSAAQLAERDIPVHVFNPGAASTDPFPARLKLSTGRPGESLRATAEINGANAEMQLVLRSDGEELARSEPFQGEGRHYVEVDFEAGEPGFLDVTAELVVEPGARDDPGNNHLQAVAAIQAPLRILYLGSRQEGAARRLAEILGPGHEIDTADPAALDGDTDLEPYQVVMLDDVPARLLSEAFQARLEDAIVDQGLGLMMSGGQASFADGGYFETPVAELLPVEITGEDDISDPSVALALILDTSGSMGGTRIELAKQIARIAVRRLQPHDRVGIVEFYGAKHWAVPLQPASNKIEIDRAIGRMKAIGGTVLYPAIQEAYYGLQNVNARFKHIILVTDAGVEDANYEAMVRSISRDNINVSTILVGQGGHNLVMSDIANWGQGRFYGVGNQFSLVELVLKRPTIRKAVRYKRGSFALDGLSGPGWWGPVDPAALPPLNGYAQVEPRDGAEMLIRVADARYPVLSTWRYGLGRVTALMTEPAGQGTEDWREWPDFAEFLGRIVSRTASDQEPFKLGLQRRGGRAHLSVRRYDNDPLLAPDARLVDASGRETAEPLPALIETAPGLFEADFSAAPGEAVRVVVRPNRGPGAQRIAIAPYSDRFEETQVDPSSSLDLDELAALTGGAVLTGGDAAQIRAGGGLRAGDVTRLWPWLLLAALLAYLADITYRRWPR from the coding sequence ATGAGCATATCCTTTACCTATCCCCTGGCCGCGCTGCTGTTGCTGGCCGTGCCGGCATTGTGGTTCTGGCCCGCGCGCCCGCGCACAACCTGGCATGGGGTCATCCGATCGCTGCTGTTCGTATTGTTGATTGCGGCGCTGATGCAGCCGGTAACGGTGCTGGAAGTGGAGCAGGAAAGGCACGTCGTTGTGCTGGACGAGACCGCCAGTATGTCGGCGGCGGCGCGCAGCCGCGGAGCGCAGGCGGCCTCCGCGCTGTTTGCCGAACTGGCCGATCGCGGTGACGCGACCATGATTCGCCTGGGCGCGGAAGGTGACGAAAGCACTGCGGACGAGAACGGTGCGCGGCGGATCGTGCCGGGCGAACGCGATGCGTCGCCCCTGGCCGAGGCGCTGGCGATTGCGGGTCAGTCGATTCCGCGCGAGCAGCGGGGGTCCGTGGTCCTGATCTCCGACGGCCTGGCCACCAGCCGCGATTGGGCCTCATCCGCGGCGCAGCTCGCCGAGCGCGACATTCCGGTGCACGTGTTCAATCCCGGGGCGGCTTCCACCGATCCGTTCCCGGCGCGGCTGAAACTGAGTACGGGCCGTCCCGGGGAATCGCTGAGGGCAACGGCCGAAATCAACGGCGCGAACGCCGAGATGCAACTGGTGCTGAGATCGGACGGGGAAGAGCTGGCTCGCTCCGAGCCCTTCCAGGGCGAAGGGCGCCATTACGTTGAAGTCGATTTCGAAGCCGGTGAACCGGGCTTTCTTGACGTAACGGCGGAACTGGTGGTCGAGCCCGGCGCCCGGGACGATCCCGGCAACAATCACCTGCAGGCCGTGGCGGCGATCCAGGCGCCGCTGCGCATCCTCTATCTGGGGTCGCGCCAGGAAGGCGCGGCGCGGCGCCTGGCCGAAATTCTGGGGCCGGGACATGAGATCGACACGGCGGATCCGGCCGCGCTGGACGGGGACACCGATCTGGAGCCCTATCAGGTCGTGATGCTCGACGACGTTCCGGCGCGCCTGCTCTCCGAGGCGTTCCAGGCGCGCCTTGAAGACGCCATCGTGGACCAGGGCCTGGGTTTGATGATGAGCGGCGGCCAGGCGTCCTTTGCCGACGGCGGCTACTTCGAAACGCCGGTGGCGGAGCTGCTGCCGGTCGAGATTACCGGTGAGGACGACATCAGCGATCCCAGCGTGGCGCTCGCCCTGATACTGGACACCTCCGGCTCCATGGGCGGAACGCGCATCGAGCTGGCCAAGCAAATCGCCCGGATCGCGGTGCGCCGCCTGCAACCGCACGACCGGGTCGGGATCGTCGAGTTCTATGGCGCCAAGCACTGGGCGGTGCCCTTGCAGCCGGCCTCCAACAAGATCGAGATCGACCGCGCCATCGGTCGCATGAAGGCCATCGGCGGCACGGTCCTGTACCCCGCGATCCAGGAAGCCTACTATGGGTTGCAGAACGTCAATGCGCGTTTCAAGCACATCATTCTCGTGACGGATGCGGGCGTCGAGGACGCCAATTACGAGGCGATGGTGCGCAGCATCTCGCGCGACAACATCAACGTTTCGACCATCCTCGTCGGACAGGGCGGACATAACCTGGTCATGTCCGACATCGCGAACTGGGGCCAGGGACGCTTTTATGGCGTCGGCAACCAGTTCAGCCTGGTGGAGCTGGTACTGAAGCGGCCCACGATACGCAAGGCGGTCCGCTACAAGCGCGGCAGTTTTGCGCTGGACGGCCTGAGCGGACCCGGATGGTGGGGGCCGGTGGATCCCGCCGCCCTGCCGCCGCTGAACGGCTATGCCCAGGTGGAGCCGCGCGACGGAGCGGAAATGCTGATCCGGGTCGCGGACGCCCGCTATCCGGTACTTTCGACCTGGCGTTACGGGCTGGGCCGGGTAACGGCCCTGATGACCGAACCGGCCGGCCAGGGCACGGAAGACTGGCGCGAATGGCCGGATTTCGCCGAGTTCCTGGGACGAATCGTGTCCCGTACGGCCTCGGACCAGGAACCCTTCAAGCTGGGATTGCAGCGCCGGGGCGGCCGGGCCCACCTGAGCGTGCGGCGCTACGACAACGACCCGCTGCTGGCGCCGGACGCCCGGCTGGTGGATGCAAGCGGTCGCGAAACGGCGGAGCCTTTGCCTGCGCTGATCGAGACGGCGCCCGGACTGTTCGAGGCGGACTTTTCCGCTGCGCCGGGAGAGGCGGTACGGGTCGTGGTGCGGCCGAACCGCGGTCCGGGAGCGCAGCGCATCGCGATCGCGCCTTACTCCGACCGGTTCGAAGAAACCCAGGTCGATCCGTCGTCGTCGCTTGACCTGGACGAACTGGCGGCGCTGACCGGCGGCGCCGTGTTGACCGGCGGCGACGCTGCACAGATTCGCGCCGGCGGCGGGCTGCGGGCGGGCGACGTGACGCGGCTTTGGCCGTGGCTGCTGCTGGCCGCCCTGCTCGCCTACCTGGCGGACATCACCTACCGCCGCTGGCCGCGTTGA